A window of Saccharomyces paradoxus chromosome XIII, complete sequence contains these coding sequences:
- the ARP9 gene encoding Arp9p (Component of both the SWI/SNF and RSC chromatin remodeling complexes~similar to YMR033W) translates to MAPFRQDSILIIYPRSQTTLVQFGLNEETFTVPELEIPTQIYRTTNQDGSYSYHSTNKDNAGELINPIQNGSIIDINAFTQFLRLIYVSILSDRANKNQDAFEAELSNIPLLLITHHSWSQSDLEFITQYVFEILEINNLIQLPASLAATYSMISLQNCCIIDVGTFHTDIIPIVDYAQLDHLVSSIPMGGHSINDSLKKLLPQWDDDQIESLKKSPIFEVLSDDAKKLSSFDFGNENEDEDEGTLNVAEIITSGRDTREVLEERERGQKVKNVKNSDLEFNTFWDEKGNEIKVGKQRFQGCNSLIKNISNRVGLTLDSIDDINKAKAVWENIIIVGGTTSISGFKEALLGQLLKDHLITEPEEEKVRREEEAKSVLPAATKKKSKFMTNSTAFVPTIEYVQCPTVVKLAKYPDYFPEWKKSGYAEVIFLGAQIVSKQIFTHPKDTFYITREKYNMKGPAALWDVQF, encoded by the exons ATGGCTCCATTTAGACAGGACAGTATTTTG ATAATATACCCCAGATCTCAAACTACTCTCGTTCAATTTGGTTTGAATGAGGAAACATTTACTGTGCCTGAGTTGGAAATACCAACACAGATCTATCGGACCACAAATCAGGATGGTTCCTACTCATATCATTCAACCAACAAGGATAATGCAGGCGAGCTAATCAACCCAATTCAAAATGGTAGCATAATAGATATAAACGCATTTACGCAATTCCTTAGACTAATATATGTATCTATTTTGTCTGATAGAGCTAATAAAAACCAAGATGCTTTTGAAGCTGAGTTATCTAATATTCCTCTCCTACTAATTACGCACCACTCCTGGTCACAATCTGATCTAGAGTTCATTACTCAATAcgtctttgaaattttagaGATAAACAATCTGATTCAGTTGCCGGCGTCTTTAGCAGCCACTTATTCCATGATTTCGTTGCAAAACTGTTGTATCATTGATGTTGGAACATTTCATACAGATATTATTCCTATTGTTGATTATGCACAACTAGACCATCTCGTCTCTTCGATACCAATGGGTGGACATTCTATTAAtgattctttgaaaaaattgttaCCTCAATGGGATGATGATCAGATagaatcattgaaaaaatctccGATTTTTGAAGTGCTCAGTGACGACGCCAAAAAACTATCAAGTTTCGATTTTGGAAACGAAAACgaggatgaggatgaaGGAACTTTAAACGTTGCCGAGATTATTACAAGTGGCCGTGATACACGTGAAGTTTTAGAGGAAAGAGAACGTGGTcaaaaagtcaaaaatgTTAAAAATAGCGATTTAGAATTCAATACTTTTTGGGATGAAAAGGGTAACGAAATCAAAGTTGGCAAGCAGAGATTCCAAGGTTGTAATAGCCTGATTAAGAATATTTCTAATCGTGTGGGATTGACGTTAGATAGCATAGATGATATCAATAAAGCTAAAGCTGTTTGggaaaatatcatcatTGTGGGTGGTACTACGTCAATTTCAGGGTTCAAAGAAGCTTTGTTGGGCCAACTTTTGAAAGACCATTTAATTACAGAAccagaggaagaaaaggtGAGAAGAGAGGAGGAAGCTAAATCTGTACTACCAGCcgcaacaaaaaaaaaaagcaagtTCATGACAAATAGCACTGCATTTGTTCCAACTATAGAATACGTACAGTGTCCTACAGTAGTCAAACTGGCTAAATATCCGGACTATTTTCCTGAGTGGAAGAAAAGTGGATATGCAGAAGTTATATTCTTGGGCGCTCAAATTGTTTCTAAGCAAATCTTCACTCATCCAAAAGACACATTTTATATTACAAGAGAAAAGTATAATATGAAAGGACCGGCGGCTCTTTGGGATGTACAGTTTTAG
- the RCH1 gene encoding Rch1p (transporter~similar to YMR034C) has translation MKTQYSLIRKIWTHPITEFLKSQWFFICLAIFIVIARFAPNFARDGGLIKGQYSIGYGCVAWIFLQSGLGMKSRSLMANMLNWRAHATILVLSFLITSSIVYGFCCAVKAANDPKIDDWVLIGLILTATCPTTVASNVIMTTNAGGNSLLCVCEVFIGNLLGAFITPALVQMFTNRAPFEYGNPATGNGIGALYGRVMKQVGLSVFVPLFVGQVIQNCFPKYTAYYLDFLKKHHIKIGSYMLLLIMFSSFSTAFYQDAFTSVSHVCIIFICFFNLGIYIFFTGLSYLCARPWFIIKIFPHEPIEGKSTRLYHYSYKIFRPFYYSKEDAICIMFCGPAKTAALGVSLITSQYGDKKEHLGKLLVPLVLYQVEQVMTANFFVSLFKRWVRKDDQPDGSESYCTNENEEIDLEKNLSIRTGENQSVLSNPVPYTQPR, from the coding sequence ATGAAGACTCAGTATTCCTTAATACGAAAAATTTGGACTCATCCGATAACAGAATTCTTAAAATCCCAATGGTTTTTCATCTGTTTGGCTATTTTTATCGTTATTGCAAGGTTTGCTCCAAATTTCGCAAGGGACGGAGGGCTAATTAAAGGCCAATATAGTATTGGATACGGCTGCGTTGCATGGATTTTCCTCCAAAGTGGTCTGGGAATGAAATCCAGATCCTTGATGGCAAATATGTTAAATTGGAGGGCTCATGCGACCATCCTGGTTCTGAGTTTCCTTATTACCTCGTCCATAGTATATGGATTTTGTTGCGCGGTAAAGGCTGCTAATGATCCGAAAATAGATGACTGGGTACTTATCGGTTTAATTTTGACTGCCACTTGTCCAACTACCGTGGCATCAAACGTTATTATGACTACGAATGCCGGTGGAAATAGCCTTTTGTGCGTTTGTGAAGTGTTTATTGGGAACTTGTTGGGTGCCTTTATCACACCTGCATTGGTTCAAATGTTTACAAATCGGGCACCATTTGAATACGGCAATCCTGCCACTGGAAATGGTATCGGTGCACTTTATGGCCGTGTTATGAAACAAGTTGGGCTCTCGGTCTTCGTACCCTTGTTTGTGGGACAGGTTATTCAAAATTGTTTCCCGAAATATACTGCTTATTACCTggatttcttgaaaaagcaCCATATTAAAATTGGCTCTTATATGCTTTTATTGATTATGTTTAGTTCATTTTCAACAGCCTTTTACCAGGATGCGTTTACAAGCGTTTCTCATGTTTGCATCATATTTATctgctttttcaatttgggAATTTACATATTCTTCACGGGTCTGTCGTACTTGTGTGCAAGGCCATGGTTTATCATAAAGATTTTCCCTCATGAACCGATAGAGGGCAAATCTACAAGATTGTACCATTATTcttataaaattttcagacCTTTTTACTATTCTAAAGAAGATGCTATTTGCATCATGTTTTGTGGGCCTGCTAAAACTGCAGCGCTGGGCGTGTCACTAATTACTTCACAATACGGggataaaaaagaacacCTGGGTAAGTTGTTGGTTCCTTTGGTTTTGTATCAAGTTGAGCAAGTGATGACGGcaaatttctttgtaagccttttcaaaagatggGTACGAAAGGACGACCAACCAGATGGAAGCGAATCATATTGTACAAATgagaatgaagaaattgatcTGGAAAAGAACTTATCAATTCGAACTGGTGAAAATCAATCCGTTCTTTCAAACCCCGTACCATATACACAACCAAGGTGA
- the IMP2 gene encoding endopeptidase catalytic subunit (Catalytic subunit of mitochondrial inner membrane peptidase complex~similar to YMR035W), whose amino-acid sequence MFRAGSSKRFLRNSLIAFSWVPVLLTINNNVVHIAQIKGTSMQPTLNPQTETLATDWVLLWKFGVKNPSNLSRDDVILFKAPTNPRKVYCKRVKGLPFDTIETKFPYPKPQVNLPRGHIWVEGDNFFHSIDSNTFGPISSGLIVGKAITIVWPPSRWGSDLKLSTGRNCISKRAILE is encoded by the coding sequence ATGTTTCGAGCAGGATCATCAAAAAGATTTCTACGAAATTCATTAATAGCATTTTCATGGGTTCCGGTACTTCTAAcaatcaataataatgtGGTGCATATTGCACAAATTAAAGGTACCTCTATGCAGCCTACGCTGAACCCGCAAACGGAGACGCTGGCAACAGATTGGGTGCTGCTTTGGAAGTTTGGGGTTAAGAACCCAAGTAATTTATCGAGAGATGACGTTATCCTTTTTAAGGCTCCTACAAACCCTCGGAAAGTTTACTGCAAAAGAGTGAAAGGCCTACCGTTTGATACCATCGAAACAAAGTTCCCATACCCTAAACCTCAAGTGAACCTACCCAGGGGACACATATGGGTCGAAGGagacaattttttccattcgATTGATAGCAATACGTTCGGTCCTATTTCCAGTGGGTTGATTGTAGGGAAAGCTATTACAATCGTTTGGCCGCCTTCCAGGTGGGGGTCAGACCTCAAACTGAGTACTGGGAGAAATTGCATTAGCAAAAGAGCCATTTTAGAATGA
- the MIH1 gene encoding putative tyrosine protein phosphatase MIH1 (Protein tyrosine phosphatase involved in cell cycle control~similar to YMR036C) codes for MNNIFHGNDDDCANEDAVGFQKISLRSPFSKKKNIFKNVQTFFKSKSKHLHIDNDLTNKDHLTLNKSPLLTKYRSNEIDIPSPNIKQFGHRDELDESKDDDLVLSMHFASQTLQSPTRNSSRRSLTNTRENDLLSRIKYPGSPQTSSSFSRSRSLSRKASMNSSSNSSRRVQRQDGKVPRSSRKSSQRFSHISQNNLNFTSASSSPLAPNSTGLKCFESCLAKAQIPYYYDDRNSNDFFPRISPETLKNILQNNMCHPFYSSCCIIDCRFEYEYVGGHIINSVNVHSRDDIENEFIHKVLHSDTSNNNNLPTLLIIHCEFSSHRGPSLASHLRNCDRIINQDHYPKLFYPDILILDGGYKAVFDNFPELCYPRQYVGMNSQENLLNCEQEMDKFRRESKRFATKNNSFKKLASPSNPNFFYRDSHQSSTTMASSALSFKFEPPPKLSLNHRRISSGSSLNLSESTGDENFFPILSKSSMSSNSNLSTSHMLLMDGLDTPSCFSFEDERGNDERGSKDEEQDGDFTFVASDREDLPRPARRSLFSSLEDEDKN; via the coding sequence ATGAACAATATATTTCATGGAAATGACGATGACTGTGCCAACGAAGACGCTGTgggttttcaaaaaatttctttgagAAGTCCCTTcagtaagaaaaagaacatattcaaaaatgttcAGACCTTTTTTAAGTCCAAAAGCAAACACTTGCATATCGATAATGATTTGACCAATAAAGACCATCTTACCTTAAACAAATCTCCATTGTTAACAAAATATAGGAGTaatgaaattgatattCCTTCACCAAATATAAAGCAATTTGGCCATCGCGATGAGTTAGATGAAAGTAAAGATGATGATCTAGTTCTAAGCATGCATTTTGCTTCTCAAACTTTACAAAGTCCCACTAGAAACTCATCAAGAAGATCTTTGACCAACACTAGGGAAAATGACCTTTTAAGTCGAATCAAGTACCCTGGCAGTCCCCAGACGTCTAgctctttttcaagatcAAGGTCGTTGTCGAGAAAAGCGAGCATGAATAGCAGTAGCAATTCAAGCAGGAGAGTGCAAAGGCAAGATGGGAAAGTTCCAAGgtcatcaagaaaaagttcaCAGAGATTTTCACACATTTCTCAAAataatttgaatttcaCTTCTGCGTCGTCCAGTCCACTAGCTCCTAATTCGACAGGGTTAAAATGTTTCGAATCATGCCTAGCCAAAGCACAAATACCATATTACTATGATGACCGGAACTCAAATGACTTTTTCCCCCGAATCTCTCCAgaaacattgaaaaatattctgcAGAATAATATGTGCCACCCGTTTTATAGTTCGTGTTGCATTATAGATTGCCGGTTTGAATACGAATATGTTGGCGGCCACATCATAAACTCCGTTAATGTACACTCGAGAGATGATATAGAGAACGAATTTATCCACAAAGTCTTGCACAGTGATACtagcaacaataataatctACCAACTCTGCTAATCATCCATTGTGAATTTAGTTCCCATCGGGGACCTTCGTTGGCGTCCCATTTGAGAAACTGCGATCGTATAATAAATCAGGATCATTATCCCAAATTGTTCTACCCCgatatattaatattgGATGGCGGATACAAAGCCGTTTTTGACAATTTTCCTGAATTATGTTATCCACGCCAGTACGTAGGGATGAACTCACAAGAAAATTTGCTGAATTGCGAACAAGAAATGGATAAGTTTAGGAGGGAATCCAAAAGGTTCGCTACGAAAAATaattcctttaaaaaattagcTTCTCCTTCAAATCCCAACTTTTTCTATAGAGATAGTCATCAATCTTCAACAACAATGGCATCTTCTGCGCTATCATTCAAATTCGAGCCGCCTCCGAAACTATCGTTAAACCACAGAAGAATTTCTAGTGGTTCATCATTAAATTTGAGTGAAAGTACAGGAGACGAGAATTTCTTTCCCATCTTAAGTAAATCATCCATGAGCAGTAACAGTAATTTAAGCACTTCACATATGTTACTAATGGATGGACTGGATACCCCATCTTGTTTTAGTTTCGAAGATGAAAGAGGCAATGACGAGCGAGGAAGTAAAGATGAAGAGCAAGACGGAGATTTTACTTTTGTTGCTTCAGATCGAGAAGATTTACCCAGGCCTGCAAGAAGATCGTTATTCTCGTCCCTAGAGGACGAAGATAAAAACTAA
- the MSN2 gene encoding stress-responsive transcriptional activator MSN2 (Stress-responsive transcriptional activator~similar to YMR037C), protein MTIDHDFNGEDILFPIESMSSMQYTENNNPNNINNDIIPYSLDIKNTVLDGADLSNIQTQETPLTLGLPPLSFDSPLPTTETIPSTTDNSLHLKADSNKNRNARTNENDSENNNATNNANASGANQYTTLTSPYPMNDILYNMNNPLQSPSPSSVPQNPAINSLVNTTNNETNLSPQTSNGNETLVSPRVQQQTSANDNRLSFPNAANSNLFIDTNPNNLNEKLRNQLNSDTNSYSNSISNSNSNSTGNLNSSYFNSLNIDSMLDDYVSSDLLLNDDDDDTNLSRRRFSDVITNQFPSITNSRNSISHSLDLWNHPKINSNNRNTNVNVNSNSTSSSNASPNTTTANANADPNIAGNPNNNDATIDNELTQILNEYNMNFNDNLGTSTSSRNKSACPNSFDANTMTKINPSQQLQQQLNRFQHKQLTSSHNNSSTNMKSFNSDLYSRRQRASLPIIDDSLNYGVVNKQDEDPKNDMPPNSNSASSQQFIKPSMILSDNASVIAKVATTGMNSEMSFLTEEGEQNTNTTPNFDLSMTQMNMAPLSPASSSSTSLATNHFYHHFPQQGHHAMNSKIGSSLRRRKSAVPLMATVPLSNQQNNISSSSVNSTGNGAGVTKERRPSYRRKSMTPSRRSSVVMESTKELEEKPFHCHICPKSFKRSEHLKRHVRSVHSNERPFACHICDKKFSRSDNLSQHIKTHKKHGDI, encoded by the coding sequence ATGACGATCGACCATGATTTCAATGGCGAAGACATTCTATTTCCCATAGAAAGCATGAGTAGTATGCAATATACGGAAAACAATAATCCGAATAAcattaataatgatattattCCGTATTCTCTAGATATTAAAAACACCGTCTTGGATGGTGCAGACCTCAGTAACATCCAAACCCAAGAAACCCCATTAACCTTGGGGCTTCCTCCACTATCTTTCGATTCCCCGCTGCCTACAACGGAAACGATACCCTCCACTACTGATAATAGCTTACATTTGAAAGCTGATAGCAACAAAAATCGTAATGCAAGAActaatgaaaatgatagtGAAAACAACAATGCTACTAATAACGCTAATGCTTCTGGGGCAAACCAATATACAACTCTTACATCACCGTATCCTATGAACGACATTTTGTACAACATGAACAATCCTTTACAATCACCTTCGCCTTCATCGGTACCTCAAAATCCGGCGATAAATTCTCTCGTAAATACAACAAATAACGAAACCAACTTATCGCCTCAGACTTCAAACGGGAATGAAACTCTCGTATCCCCTCGAGTTCAACAACAAACGTCTGCTAATGACAATCGTCTGTCTTTTCCTAATGCTGCTAATTCGAATCTTTTCATTGACACTAACCCAAACAATTTGAACGAAAAACTAAGAAACCAATTGAACTCAGATACAAATTCATATTCTAACTCTATTTCTAACTCCAACTCCAATTCTACGGGCAATTTAAATTCTAGTTATTTTAATTCATTGAACATAGATTCCATGTTAGATGATTACGTATCTAGTGACCTTTTATtgaatgatgatgatgatgacacTAATCTGTCGCGTCGAAGGTTCAGCGACGTTATAACAAACCAATTTCCATCAATCACGAATTCTAGAAATTCTATTTCTCATTCTTTGGACCTTTGGAACCATCCAAAAATCAACTCAAACAATAGAAACACAAATGTCAATGTTAATTCCAATTCTACCTCAAGTTCCAATGCAAGTCCGAATACCACTACCGCCAATGCAAATGCAGACCCAAATATTGCTGGAAACCCAAACAACAATGATGCTACCATAGACAATGAGCTGACACAAATTCTCAACGAGTATAATATGAATTTCAATGATAATTTGGGCACATCCACTTCTAGCAGGAACAAATCTGCTTGTCCAAATTCTTTTGATGCTAATACCATGACAAAGATAAATCCAAGTCAACAACTACAGCAACAACTAAACCGATTTCAACACAAACAACTCACATCATCACATAATAACAGTAGCACTAATATGAAATCATTCAACAGTGATCTTTATTCAAGAAGGCAAAGAGCTTCTTTACCCATAATCGACGATTCACTAAATTACGGCGTGGTTAATAAGCAAGATGAAGATCCCAAAAACGATATGCCACCGAATTCAAATTCAGCCTCATCGCAACAGTTTATTAAACCATCTATGATTCTTTCAGACAATGCGTCCGTTATTGCCAAAGTGGCGACTACGGGCATGAACAGTGAAATGTCATTTTTGACAGAAGAAGGTGAGCAGAATACCAATACAACTCCAAATTTTGATCTTTCCATGACTCAAATGAACATGGCTCCTTTATCACCGGCGTCATCATCCTCCACGTCACTTGCAACAAATCATTTCTATCACCATTTCCCACAACAGGGTCACCACGCCATGAACTCGAAAATTGGGTCTTCTCTTCGAAGGCGGAAATCTGCCGTGCCTTTGATGGCTACAGTTCCGCTTtcaaatcaacaaaataatataagCAGTAGCAGTGTCAACTCAACTGGTAATGGTGCTGGCGTCACGAAGGAAAGGAGACCAAGTTACAGGAGGAAATCAATGACACCATCCAGAAGATCAAGTGTCGTGATGGAATCGACAAAGGAACTTGAGGAGAAACCGTTCCACTGTCACATTTGCCCCAAGAGCTTTAAGAGAAGCGAGCATCTGAAAAGGCATGTAAGATCCGTTCATTCCAATGAACGACCATTTGCTTGCCATATATGTGACAAGAAATTTAGTAGGAGCGATAATCTGTCGCAACATATCAAGACCCATAAAAAACATGGAGACATTTAA
- the CCS1 gene encoding copper chaperone CCS1 (Copper chaperone for superoxide dismutase Sod1p~similar to YMR038C) — MTTNDTYEATYAIPMHCENCVNDIKACLKNVPGINSLNFDMDQQIMSVESSVAPSTIINTLQSCGKDAIIRGAGKPNSSAVAILETFQKYTMDQKKDTAVRGLARIVQVGENKTLFDITVNGVPEAGKYHASIHEKGDVSNGVESTGKVWHKFDEPIECFDKSDLGKNLYSGKTFLSAPLPTWQLIGRSFVISKALNHPENESSSVKDYSFLGVIARSAGVWENNKQVCACTGKTVWEERKDALANNIK, encoded by the coding sequence ATGACCACGAATGATACATACGAAGCTACTTATGCCATCCCCATGCACTGTGAAAATTGCGTGAATGATATCAAGGcatgtttgaaaaatgttcCAGGAATCAATTCATTAAATTTTGACATGGACCAGCAAATAATGAGCGTGGAAAGCTCAGTGGCCCCTTCAACTATCATTAACACTTTACAAAGCTGTGGCAAAGACGCCATCATAAGAGGTGCTGGGAAGCCGAACTCTTCCGCAGTCGCTATTTTAGAGAcgtttcaaaaatatactatGGACCAGAAAAAGGACACCGCTGTGAGAGGTCTAGCAAGAATTGTCCAGGTCGGAGAAAATAAGACCCTTTTTGACATCACTGTAAATGGTGTCCCAGAGGCGGGCAAGTACCATGCCAGCATCCACGAGAAAGGTGACGTCTCTAACGGCGTGGAATCCACCGGGAAAGTCTGGCACAAGTTCGACGAGCCCATCGAATGTTTCGACAAGAGTGATTTGGGCAAGAACTTGTATAGCGGGAAAACCTTTCTAAGCGCTCCCTTGCCAACATGGCAACTTATCGGCCGTAGCTTTGTCATTTCTAAGGCCCTGAATCACCCAGAAAACGAATCCTCCTCTGTTAAAGACTACTCATTCCTGGGAGTCATCGCCAGAAGCGCTGGTGTGTGGGAAAATAACAAACAGGTATGCGCATGTACAGGGAAGACCGTTTGGGAGGAGAGAAAAGATGCCTTGGCTAACAACATCAAATAG
- the SUB1 gene encoding chromatin-binding transcription coactivator SUB1 (Transcriptional coactivator~similar to YMR039C) yields the protein MSYYNRYRNKRRSDNGGGNVNNSNSNNGGMPSGLSASDAIFDLGKNKRVTVRQFRNINLIDIREYYLDSSTGEMKPGKKGISLTEDLYDELLKHRLNIDEALRRLGSKRPKTKMVRLLSDDEYEDDNNNDSTNNDKDKNGKNKNSPKKRREDKSKSSNESHDLEPRSKKKKPAPPTLLPHEENIQNAEREANATLIIPGQAGRKQQEERKQKEKEEEEAKARAVAEEKEAKAKENVVEPEPEPVPTLQAKKEDTVSNVSNISESKDANSSDEEFAQSLEAEMNKAEDDISEEE from the coding sequence ATGTCATATTACAATAGGTatagaaacaaaagaagaagcgATAATGGTGGTGGAAACGTAAATAACAGTAACAGTAACAACGGTGGCATGCCATCTGGATTATCCGCCTCAGATGCAATTTTTGATCTAGGTAAAAATAAGAGAGTTACTGTGAGACAGTTTAGAAACATAAACTTAATTGATATCCGTGAATACTACCTGGATTCATCTACGGGCGAAATGAAGCCAGGGAAGAAAGGTATTTCGTTGACAGAAGATCTATACGACGAATTGCTGAAACACAGGTtaaatattgatgaagccTTGAGAAGGCTGGGATCCAAGAGGCCAAAAACTAAAATGGTCAGACTATTGTCCGACGACGAATATGAAGATGACAACAATAATGACAGTACTAATAACGACAAGGATAAAAACGGtaagaacaagaacagCCCAAAGAAGAGGAGAGAAGATAAATCCAAATCGTCTAATGAGAGTCATGACTTGGAGCCAcgttcaaagaaaaagaagcctGCCCCACCCACTCTACTGCCACATGAGGAAAACATTCAAAATGCTGAAAGAGAAGCTAATGCTACTTTGATCATCCCAGGTCAAGCAGGCAGGAAACAACAAGAGGAACGTAAGCAAAAggagaaagaagaggaggaggCAAAGGCAAGGGCAGTTGcagaagagaaagaagcaaaggcaaaagaaaatgttgtTGAACCTGAACCCGAACCTGTACCCACACTTCAAgctaaaaaagaagataccGTCTCCAACGTCTCCAACATAAGCGAGTCAAAAGATGCAAATTCTagtgatgaagaatttgcCCAAAGCTTGGAGGCTGAAATGAACAAGGCTGAAGACGATATaagtgaagaagaataa
- the YET2 gene encoding Yet2p (similar to YMR040W) has translation MGVYLAALFSLLVIEMSILFVLVLPLPQRMRRWLYLRYSIASSNKKFRTYMVGIMIFVGLLFIDSWKRSQIKVSTYRDQKNPYVINSVTPVDALASRAYNQRNVYISGFIIYFCICILTVMSILRRIVEWNDKVKAGDDNLKAELRRKQEYLKELQKKKS, from the coding sequence ATGGGTGTTTATTTGGCAGCGCTCTTTTCGTTATTGGTCATTGAAATGTCCATTCTGTTTGTTTTGGTACTTCCACTTCCACAGCGTATGAGACGGTGGCTATACCTACGGTACAGTATCGCAAGTTCTAATAAGAAATTCAGAACTTATATGGTTGGAATCATGATATTCGTTGGTTTGTTGTTCATTGATTCATGGAAGAGGTCACAGATCAAAGTGTCTACATACCGCGACCAGAAAAATCCGTATGTAATAAACAGCGTCACCCCAGTGGACGCTCTGGCTTCAAGGGCATACAACCAAAGGAATGTTTACATTTCAGGCTTCATCATCTACTTTTGTATATGTATACTCACCGTGATGAGTATATTGCGGAGAATAGTAGAGTGGAATGACAAAGTGAAGGCTGGAGATGACAACCTGAAGGCAGAGTTAAGACGAAAGCAAGAATATTTAAAGGAGttgcagaagaagaaatcttag
- the ARA2 gene encoding D-arabinose 1-dehydrogenase (NAD(P)(+)) ARA2 (NAD-dependent arabinose dehydrogenase~similar to YMR041C) → MFSESKVKKEDYKRVKGKVNPSDLASVSPLVLGGAILNQQYTDEPESIPLEDIIRYAFSHGINAIDTSPYYGPSEVLYGRALANLKDEFPRDTYLICTKVGRIGAEEFNYSRDFVRFSVHRSCKRLGTTYLDLVYLHDVEFVPFPDILEALKELRILKSEGIIKNLGISGYPIDFITWLAEHCSTKEDDIGSLDAVLSYCNLNLQNNKLLNFRERLLRNAKLKMVCNASILSMSLLRSQETRQFHPCSHELRECASRAAKYCQDENTDLADLATRYAISEWMGKGPVVLGVSSMEELKLALDNYEIVKSNDNKLSSKDRELVNFIQKNIFKEHFNEKWSSGIPHPEMIESPQKKSDKF, encoded by the coding sequence ATGTTCTCAGAAAGCAAGGTCAAAAAGGAGGATTATAAGAGGGTCAAGGGAAAAGTGAATCCATCCGACTTGGCTTCGGTTTCTCCTTTGGTATTAGGAGGTGCAATATTGAACCAACAATATACCGATGAGCCAGAATCCATTCCACTGGAAGACATAATCAGATACGCATTTTCGCACGGTATAAACGCAATTGACACCTCTCCCTATTACGGGCCTAGTGAGGTTCTTTACGGTAGGGCATTGGCCAATTTAAAGGACGAATTCCCTAGAGACACTTATTTAATATGCACAAAGGTCGGGCGTATTGGTGCGGAAGAATTCAATTATTCTAGAGATTTCGTGAGATTTAGTGTTCACAGATCGTGCAAAAGATTAGGGACCACATATCTCGATTTGGTGTACTTGCACGATGTGGAGTTTGTCCCATTCCCAGACATTTTAGAGGCACTAAAGGAATTGAGGATCTTGAAGAGCGAGGGGATTATCAAAAATCTCGGCATATCAGGCTACCCAATCGACTTCATAACTTGGCTTGCTGAACACTGCTCTACCAAGGAAGATGACATTGGCTCATTGGACGCAGTCTTGTCGTATTGTAACTTgaatttacaaaataataagcTACTGAACTTTCGAGAAAGACTGCTGCGCAATGCCAAGCTGAAAATGGTTTGCAATGCATCCATCTTGAGCATGTCGCTACTAAGGTCACAAGAGACAAGGCAGTTTCACCCATGTTCTCATGAATTGAGAGAATGCGCATCCAGGGCTGCCAAGTATTGTCAGGACGAAAATACCGATTTGGCCGATTTAGCCACGAGATACGCGATTTCAGAATGGATGGGGAAGGGCCCTGTTGTTCTTGGAGTCAGTAGCatggaagaattgaaaCTTGCTCTGGATAATTACGAAATTGTGAAATCAAACGACAACAAACTGTCTTCTAAGGACAGAGAACTAGTAAATTTTATccagaaaaatattttcaaggaacattttaatgaaaaatggtCTTCAGGTATTCCTCATCCAGAAATGATTGAATCGccccaaaaaaaaagtgacaAATTTTAA